A region of the Sinorhizobium arboris LMG 14919 genome:
TAGGCGCCGAGATTGGCGATGGTGTCGACCTTCAGCGCGGTGATCCGGTTGTTGCTGTCGAAGGCCATCTTCACCATGGACACATGGTCGCGGCCGTGCGCGTCCGTGAGGAACGCCTCGGTGCGGTCTGCGGTCCATTTCACCGGCACGCCGGTACGCTTCGACGCCCAGAGACAGACGACCTCTTCCGGATAGATATAGATCTTGGAGCCGAAGCCGCCGCCGACGTCGGGTGCGATCACCCGGAGCTTGTTTTCCGGCGCCACATTGTAGAAGGCGCTCATCACCAGCCGTGCAAGATGCGGGTTTTGGCTGGTGGTGTAGCAGGTGAAATGGTCGTCGCCGGCATCGTAGATCCCGAGCGTCGCGCGCGGCTCCATCGCATTCGGCGACAGGCGGTTGTTGACGATCTTCAATTCCGTGACGTGCGCCGCCGCGGCGATCGCCCGGTCGGCCGCGTCGGCGTCGCCAAGCTCCCAATCGAAGACCAGATTGCCCGGCGCTTCCGGATGAATCTGAGGCTGGCCCTCGCCCATGGCCTGGATCGCGTCGGTGACGGCCGGCAGGGTGTCGTAGTCCACGACGACCGCCTCCGCCGCGTCGCGTGCTTGCGCAACGCTGTCGGCAACGACGATCGCCACCGCGTCGCCGACATAGCGTACGGTGTTGTCCGCGAGTGGCCGCCAGGCGCCCATGCGCATCGGCGTGCCGTCCTTGGAATGAATCATCCAGCCACAGATCAGATTGCCGATCCCGTCCGCCAGCAATTGCTTGCCGTCGAGTACGTCGATCACGCCGGGCATGGCCTTGGCCGACGCCGCATCGATGCTCCTGATGGTGGCATGCGCATGCGGGCTGCGCACGAAAACCGCATGCTTCATGCCCGGCACGACCATGTCGTCCGTGTAGCGCCCCTTGCCGGTCAGGAAGCGCTTGTCCTCCTTGCGCGCCACCCGCGCGCCGATGCCTTCAACACCCATTGCCTATCTCCTCCCGAAGTCCTGCAACGAATTTCCGCTTGAGCGGAATGACGAAATTTGCCTGCGATGCTCCGCCCGCATGGCGCTCCAACCCCGGAGTTTCCTCATTCTGCCGCCTGACGAACGCCGCCCGTCTCGGCGGCGGCAGCCAGGATCGCCTGGACGATGTTGTGATAGCCGGTGCAACGACAGATGTTGCCTTCCAGTTCGGCGCGGACCGTCGCCTCATCCAGATTGCTGCCATGGCGACGGATCATGTCGACGGCGGTCATGACCATTCCCGGCGTGCAGAAGCCGCATTGCAGTCCGTGATGCGTCTTGAAAGCCGCCTGGACCGGGTGAAGCTCACCGTTCGACGCAAGCCCCTCGATCGTCGTGATCGACGAACCGGCCGCCTGGACTGCAAGGATGGAACAGCTTTTCACCGATTGCCCGTCCATGTGAACGACGCAGGCGCCGCACTGCGTCGTGTCGCAGCCGATATGCGTCCCGGTCAGGCCGAGATTTTCGCGGATAAAGTGCACCAGCAGCGTTCGGTCGTCACAGGCACCACTTACCTGGCGGCCGTTGACCGTCATCGTTATTTTCGCCATTTCGCTCCTCCGGGTCGGTCCAGAGTCGAGCGCAGCTTCAAATCGGGTGAGATGCGTTCACGCGACTTGCAGTACGCGCCGACCGATATCAATGCCCTTCCGCCAGCAGTCCGCTCCTCCCGAGCCCGCGTGGCGACGTTGTAACATTTGTCTTTTTTTCGGGTTGCCGCAACCGTTTCGCGCCGCAAGGGGCAAAAAAATACGAACGCCTGTGTAACGCCGGAAACAGCGCCTTCATGTTCCGTTCAGGAAAGATCGCATTATGTTGCATAAGGACGATCTCGCCGTATCCGTGCATTTTCCCTGGCGGCGGGTTATGTTCCGAATGCAAGTTCAAGTGGAGGGCCGCGGTTCGCACCCTCCCATCACTATGGGACGGACGAGGCGAGACGCCGAATCCGTCGAAATCGGAGAGGACATCATGAAGAAAGCCATCGCGCTTGTGCTGGTCGCCCTGTCGGTCGCGAGCTGCACGCAAACCGAGAAGGGTGCCGGCATCGGCGCCGCATCGGGCGCAATCATCGGGGGCGCAATCACCGGCGACGTACGCGGTGCCGCAGTCGGCGCGGCGATCGGCGGCGTTTCCGGCGCCGTGATCGGTCACGTCACCGACCAGCCGGGCCAGTGCTATTACCGCGACCGCTACGGCCGCCGCTACATCGACCGCTGCTGATTGCCGCACAGACCGGCCCCGGAACGATCCGGGGCCCTCATATCCGTCAGACGTTCCCGACGGAACGCTATTGCGCTGCGATTCCGTTCGCCGCCGAACCGCCCTTCGCTCCCGCTTTGACAAGCCCGTCGCAGAGGTGTTGCAGATCCGATTCCTGAGCGTAGTGCTGGGTGGCGAGAAAGGCGTCGAGGTCGAAATCCGGGGCGAGCGCCCGGACCTTCTCCATATGCGCATGAGCAGCAATGTCATCCCCGAGCCAGCCGTAGCATGCCGCGACGAATGCATGCTGGACATGGTCCAGAACGGACAGGTGCATGAAAGCCTCTATCGCCTCTCCATACTGCCCGGCGGCGAAATGAGCCTTGCCGAGGTGACTCCAGAATCGTTCCGGGTGATGGGGGTTGAGCTGCATTGCCTTGCGAATCCACTCCACCCCCTCTTCAGGTCGTCCTAGCCACGTCAGCAATTCGCCCTGCTGGACCACCACGAGGTCGTAATTGGGATTGAGGGAAAGGGCGCGCTCCTGGTGATAGCGCGCCGTCGTCAGCGCATTGTTGTTCACGTTGACAGCGGCGAGGATGCGATGCACGTCGGCGTCGTTGTCGTCGAGCGCCAGCGCGCGGTCCAACTCGTCAACGATCTCGGCCCAGACCGCATCCTTGTCTTCGCACCAGCCGTGGACCCACGCCT
Encoded here:
- a CDS encoding (2Fe-2S)-binding protein, which translates into the protein MAKITMTVNGRQVSGACDDRTLLVHFIRENLGLTGTHIGCDTTQCGACVVHMDGQSVKSCSILAVQAAGSSITTIEGLASNGELHPVQAAFKTHHGLQCGFCTPGMVMTAVDMIRRHGSNLDEATVRAELEGNICRCTGYHNIVQAILAAAAETGGVRQAAE
- a CDS encoding glycine zipper domain-containing protein, translating into MKKAIALVLVALSVASCTQTEKGAGIGAASGAIIGGAITGDVRGAAVGAAIGGVSGAVIGHVTDQPGQCYYRDRYGRRYIDRC